From Ictidomys tridecemlineatus isolate mIctTri1 chromosome 2, mIctTri1.hap1, whole genome shotgun sequence, the proteins below share one genomic window:
- the Rab36 gene encoding ras-related protein Rab-36, with amino-acid sequence MRSSLMPLGPPVSRDRIITNFPKWYTPDACLQLKEHFHGQVSAACQRRNTGTVGLKLSKVVVVGDLYVGKTSLIHRFCKNVFDRDYKATIGVDFEIERFEIAGIPYSLQIWDTAGQEKFKCIASAYYRGAQVIITAFDLTDVQTLEHTRQWLEDALRENEAGSCFIFLVGTKKDLLSVAACEQTELEAVHLANEMQAEYWSVSSKTGENVKAFFSRVAALAFEQSVLQDLEKRNGTRPQVGDGDLIRMEGSSLETQENKRPSSLSCC; translated from the exons ATGAGGTCTTCTCTGATGCCTTTGGGGCCCCCTGTGAGCCGGGACCGCATCATCACCAACTTTCCTAAG tggtacacacctgatGCCTGCCTGCAGCTCAAGGAGCACTTCCACGGGCAAGTGAGCGCAGCCTGCCAGCGCAGGAACACCGGGACTGTTGG GCTCAAACTCTCCAAGGTGGTGGTTGTTGGTGACCTCTATGTGGGAAAGACCAGTCTCATCCACAG GTTTTGCAAGAATGTTTTTGACCGAGACTACAAGGCTACCATTGGGGTAGACTTTGAAATTGAACGATTTGAGATTGCTGGGATTCCCTACAGCCTCCAGAT CTGGGACACAGCCGGACAGGAGAAGTTCAAGTGCATTGCATCTGCCTATTACCGAGGTGCCCAGG TGATCATCACAGCCTTTGACCTCACTGATGTACAGACTCTGGAGCATACCAGGCAA TGGCTGGAGGATGCACTAAGGGAGAATGAGGCAGGCTCCTGCTTCATCTTCCTCGTGGGAACCAAAAAGGACCTTCTG TCAGTAGCAGCATGTGAACAAACTGAACTGGAGGCTGTGCACCTGGCCAATGAGATGCAGGCTGAGTACTGGTCAGTGTCATCCAAGACTG GAGAGAATGTGAAGGCATTCTTCAGCCGCGTCGCTGCCTTAGCATTTGAGCAGTCAGTACTGCAGGATCTGGAGAAGAGAAATGGCACTCGGCCCCAGGTTGGCGATGGAGACCTCATCC GAATGGAGGGGAGCTCACTGGAGACCCAGGAGAACAAGAGGCCCTCCAGCCTGAGCTGCTGTTAG